A part of Caretta caretta isolate rCarCar2 chromosome 1, rCarCar1.hap1, whole genome shotgun sequence genomic DNA contains:
- the DNAL4 gene encoding dynein axonemal light chain 4 isoform X2, with amino-acid sequence MKLSEGKASNSYHCKHTDMPEEMRVEAMELCVTACEKYATNNESAAKMIKETMDKKFGSSWHVVIGEGFGFEITHEVKNLLYMFFGGSLAVCVWKCS; translated from the exons ATGAAACTGAGCGAAGGGAAAGCCTCAAATAGCTATCACTGCAAG CACACAGACATGCCAGAGGAGATGCGAGTGGAGGCCATGGAGCTGTGTGTCACCGCCTGTGAGAAATACGCCACCAACAATGAG AGTGCTGCTAAGATGATCAAAGAGACAATGGACAAGAAGTTTGGCTCTTCGTGGCATGTAGTGATTGGTGAGGGCTTTGGCTTTGAGATCACCCACGAGGTGAAGAACCTGCTGTACATGTTCTTTGGCGGCAGCCTGGCTGTTTGTGTCTGGAAGTGCTCCTGA
- the DNAL4 gene encoding dynein axonemal light chain 4 isoform X1 yields the protein MADTGEGKKEEADYKRLHSFPLIRHTDMPEEMRVEAMELCVTACEKYATNNESAAKMIKETMDKKFGSSWHVVIGEGFGFEITHEVKNLLYMFFGGSLAVCVWKCS from the exons ATGGCAGACACCggggaggggaaaaaggaggaggCAGATTATAAAAGACTTCACAGCTTCCCGCTGATCAGG CACACAGACATGCCAGAGGAGATGCGAGTGGAGGCCATGGAGCTGTGTGTCACCGCCTGTGAGAAATACGCCACCAACAATGAG AGTGCTGCTAAGATGATCAAAGAGACAATGGACAAGAAGTTTGGCTCTTCGTGGCATGTAGTGATTGGTGAGGGCTTTGGCTTTGAGATCACCCACGAGGTGAAGAACCTGCTGTACATGTTCTTTGGCGGCAGCCTGGCTGTTTGTGTCTGGAAGTGCTCCTGA